The Dethiosulfovibrio peptidovorans DSM 11002 genome has a window encoding:
- a CDS encoding YfcC family protein has product MSSQSNNAASNPKKRKLSVPHVYVLLVSLTILAAVGSWILPAGEFTREMNETINRTVVVPGSFKEIASTPVGPFQTFIAIQKGLVDAAEVFFFVFLAYASWFVVLETKALNAFIGWMLRLFKGKSDCILVAFVYIFGMAASVFGMFEETFGFLPLFVGMSIAMGYDAIVGLATIGMAVGIGYTAAVMNPFTVILAQNFAGIPLLSGWAFRLVTWFVMETLACWWILRYARRIKKDPAKSYMVGIDMGDLQLDHDELVNTPFTARTRAVCGVVVASIVALVWGVTQKGWYFNELAGLFIVMGILSGLIGGFNPNRLADVYVKGLRDIVFGCMIIGLSRGVLVVMREGHIVDTVVYYLSLPLQDLPRWLAAEGMLAVQNVINFLIPSGSGQAVVTMPIMAPLSDVLGISRQVAVLAFQFGDGLSNLLWPTALIPIMCAIAHVPLEKWYRFFLPFFLIAVVFQGFFIAAAVALGV; this is encoded by the coding sequence ATGTCGTCTCAAAGCAACAACGCCGCAAGTAATCCGAAGAAAAGGAAGCTGTCGGTACCACACGTCTACGTGCTGCTGGTCTCTCTGACCATATTGGCGGCGGTGGGTAGCTGGATCCTTCCGGCTGGGGAGTTCACCAGGGAGATGAACGAGACCATCAACAGGACCGTCGTCGTTCCCGGGTCGTTCAAGGAGATAGCCTCCACCCCGGTAGGTCCTTTTCAGACCTTCATAGCCATACAGAAAGGGCTGGTCGACGCCGCCGAGGTGTTCTTCTTCGTCTTTCTGGCCTATGCTTCTTGGTTCGTCGTTCTGGAGACCAAGGCTCTAAACGCCTTCATCGGGTGGATGCTTCGTCTATTCAAGGGCAAAAGCGACTGTATACTAGTGGCTTTCGTCTACATATTCGGCATGGCGGCCTCCGTGTTCGGCATGTTCGAGGAGACCTTCGGCTTTCTTCCCCTTTTCGTAGGAATGTCCATAGCCATGGGATACGACGCCATCGTCGGATTGGCCACCATCGGCATGGCGGTGGGGATAGGCTACACAGCGGCGGTGATGAACCCCTTTACAGTCATTTTGGCACAGAACTTCGCAGGTATACCTCTGCTGTCCGGATGGGCCTTCCGTCTGGTCACATGGTTCGTCATGGAGACCTTGGCCTGCTGGTGGATACTCCGTTACGCCAGGAGGATCAAGAAAGACCCCGCTAAAAGCTACATGGTCGGCATAGATATGGGGGATCTACAGCTGGATCACGACGAACTGGTAAACACCCCCTTCACCGCCAGGACCAGGGCCGTCTGCGGCGTCGTGGTCGCGTCGATCGTCGCATTGGTCTGGGGGGTGACCCAGAAGGGGTGGTACTTCAACGAGCTGGCCGGACTCTTCATAGTTATGGGGATCCTTTCCGGCCTCATAGGCGGCTTCAACCCGAACAGGCTGGCCGACGTCTACGTCAAGGGACTCAGGGACATAGTTTTCGGATGTATGATAATCGGCCTGTCAAGGGGAGTGCTGGTGGTCATGAGAGAGGGACACATCGTGGACACGGTGGTTTACTATCTCTCCCTTCCCCTTCAGGATCTGCCTCGCTGGCTGGCCGCCGAGGGGATGCTGGCGGTTCAGAACGTTATAAACTTCCTGATCCCATCCGGAAGCGGCCAGGCTGTGGTCACCATGCCAATAATGGCTCCCCTCTCGGACGTCCTGGGGATCAGCCGTCAGGTGGCGGTTCTGGCCTTCCAGTTCGGCGACGGGCTTTCCAATCTGCTCTGGCCGACGGCGCTTATCCCGATTATGTGCGCTATAGCCCACGTTCCGCTGGAGAAGTGGTATCGCTTTTTCCTGCCCTTCTTCCTGATAGCCGTGGTCTTTCAGGGCTTTTTCATAGCCGCCGCCGTGGCTCTGGGGGTATGA
- a CDS encoding amidohydrolase: MDYGQVCSRLDEGVERFLGEAVALSDWMAANPELSGEEFEATDRIVALLSREGFSVERPYGGLPTAFKASRGDEDGPKVAIMVECDALPSLGHGCGHCVHGSMSVLAGLALSEIVESLGGAVHVVGTPAEETDGAKCSMSEAGLFDGYDLALMIHSSGGMNTTAFRSLAMDGYRFTFTGKASHAAGAPWEGKNALNGVQLMFHAVDMLRQHTIPEARIHGVVDDGGKAPNIVPDRAVCRFEFRAPERGYLDGLTSRCMDCARGAALATGTEVSWETFESSFDDMIPNPPGEAMIGEIYDELGVSFDPPAAPTGSTDVGNVSRRCPTLQPLLAITPERYALHTVDFADSVTKPEAHQALALGARVIGRAVVKTLLDRDLASAMKGIVPGRCV; this comes from the coding sequence ATGGACTATGGGCAGGTCTGCTCGAGGCTGGACGAAGGAGTAGAGAGGTTTCTAGGCGAAGCCGTGGCTCTATCGGACTGGATGGCAGCCAATCCGGAGCTTTCCGGAGAGGAGTTCGAGGCTACCGATAGGATAGTTGCCCTTCTGTCTCGAGAGGGCTTCTCGGTGGAGCGACCTTACGGCGGGTTGCCCACGGCGTTCAAGGCCTCCAGAGGAGACGAGGACGGTCCGAAGGTGGCGATAATGGTCGAGTGCGATGCCCTTCCCAGTCTGGGGCACGGCTGTGGCCACTGCGTCCACGGATCCATGTCGGTCCTGGCCGGTCTGGCTCTGTCGGAGATCGTGGAATCTCTGGGAGGAGCGGTGCACGTTGTGGGAACCCCGGCGGAGGAGACCGACGGTGCCAAGTGCTCCATGTCCGAGGCCGGATTGTTCGACGGCTACGATCTGGCTCTCATGATCCACTCCTCCGGAGGGATGAACACCACCGCCTTTCGTTCACTGGCGATGGACGGATACCGTTTCACCTTTACGGGAAAAGCCTCTCACGCCGCAGGGGCTCCCTGGGAGGGTAAAAACGCCCTCAACGGGGTTCAGCTCATGTTCCACGCGGTGGATATGCTCAGGCAACACACCATACCGGAAGCCAGAATACACGGAGTGGTCGACGACGGAGGAAAGGCGCCGAACATAGTTCCGGACAGGGCCGTCTGTCGTTTCGAGTTCAGGGCTCCGGAGCGGGGTTATCTCGACGGTTTGACCTCCCGTTGTATGGATTGCGCCAGAGGGGCCGCTCTGGCCACGGGAACGGAGGTTTCCTGGGAAACGTTCGAGTCCAGCTTCGACGACATGATTCCCAATCCTCCGGGAGAGGCCATGATAGGAGAGATATACGACGAGCTTGGCGTTTCCTTCGATCCTCCTGCGGCTCCTACCGGATCCACCGACGTCGGCAACGTTTCCCGCAGGTGTCCTACACTCCAACCTTTGCTCGCCATAACGCCGGAGCGGTATGCCCTCCATACGGTGGATTTCGCCGACTCGGTGACAAAGCCCGAGGCACACCAAGCTCTAGCCCTGGGAGCCAGAGTAATAGGAAGAGCGGTTGTGAAAACCCTTCTGGACAGAGATCTAGCGAGCGCCATGAAGGGTATCGTTCCTGGAAGATGCGTATAG